The genomic stretch TGCCGGGAGCCATCAAGAACCTGCTCGCGAACTTCGAGGAGCGTCGTGAGGGCGGCGAGACCTTCCGCGAGTTCGTCGAGCGCACCGACGAGGACGACCTCGCCGACCTGGTCGAACCCGAGGAGACCAGCTACGACGACCCGATGATGCACAACACGAAGATGACGTGGTATCCCTACGCGGAAGACGACTCGATGGACGCCAGCCCCGCGCCGACCGACGGCGAGGGCCAGCCGCTTCCCTCGGACGACTAACCACGACCTTTTTCTCCGGGAGGTTCGCCAGTGCCTCCGGCGCTGGCTCAACCCCCGGCAAAAAGCTCGGCCAAAAAGGCCGCGAGACTCGGGCTTACGCCCTCGCTCGCGGTGAGCGAGCTAGTTTTCCCCACCGGCGTCGACAGTGGCGTCGCTCACGACGCCTACTGCCCGCCGCCGCCGAACAGGATCATCGGGTCGCGCGTCTGGACCCAGACCCGCCCGTCGCCTTCGAGTCGCGTGACGAAACCCTCCCCTCCGAGCAGCGAGGACTTGATGCTGGAGTCTTTCGCGCGCGACACCGAGAGGTCCTCGCTCCACGCGAGCAGATGGTCCTCGTCGACGACGAGCGGTTCGTCGCTCGTGACCCGCTCCTCGCGGACCGCGCCGAACGCCGAGATGAAGGCCGTACCCGACCCGCCGAGACGGAGGACGGTGAGTTCGCCCGACGAGAAGAAGTTACTTGCCTCGTTGCGGGCGGTGCCGCGTTCGACGTCGGGTGTCCACGCGAGCAGCCCGCCGGACTGGACCTTCACCGGCCCGGTCTCGTCGATGTCGAGTTGGGCGATGTCGCCGAGATAATCCGGGGCGAGCACGGCCCGAGAGCCGTCGGTCTCCGCCTCAAGGAACGTCGTCATGACCTCCAGTTCGTCGGAGACGGCGCGTTTGAGCATCCCGCCGAGACCACCCTCGCTCGCGTTCGTCTCCGAGCGGATGGCGTCGCTGCGGGTCACCATCGAGCCGGGGTCGATGCCAACGCGGTCGCCGCTGTCCATCGTGACTTCGAGCGTCGCGTAGCTCCGTCCGTCGGCAATCTGGAACTCCATGCGCGGCCGTTCCGCGGCGTCGCATAAATTCTTTCAGGCGGGGTGGGACGGAATCTCACGGCGATGGGGACCTGGGGTTCGGGCGGCGTGGATGCTGTCGCGGACGACACGCCTATTCGAGTCGCCGACCGAGAGGTGAGTATGCCCGACCGACTCCTGCGCATCAACGCCTACACCACGTTCGATATGCTCGACGGCACCGCGACGGGCCACGACTTCGACGAGGAGGCTTTCGCCGTCCTCAACGTCACCGCCCCGCGGCAGAACCCCGACCACGTGAAACTCGAACTCGAACTCGACAACACGCAACTGGAGACGCTTCCGGCGCACGCCGACCGCGTCACCCTCAGTGCCGAGCAGGCACGGACGCTCGCGGGCGAGTTGGAGAAGTACGCCGACCGCGTCGAAGCGGCCCAGTTGGACAACGACGACGAGTAGCCGAGCAACGGCCGGTTCGCCACCGCCGAGAGCCGTGAGACTTCGGCACAGTTCCCCACGTGACTCGCTAACACCCGTTTTGATTTTAGCCGAAATGAGCGAGCGTTTGTCACGGTAAACCGAGTCCCAGTGAAAATAAGTAGTGCCAGAGCGCACGATTAGTTGAGGAACTCAACACATGGGCTATCACTCTCTCCACTCGTGTTCTCGTGTCGGCTCGACGACTCCCGGTTTCGGCAGCCGCAATACGCACACTGCGGCTGTTCCGAAACCGGGGGTGGGGCGATGAGTTCGCGCGGAACGCTCACCCTCTTCGGCGCGGCTTCGGTCTGTCTCGGCACTTCCTTCGTCGCCATCAAGGTCGGTCTCGCGACGGTCCCGCCAGTCCTCTTCGCAGCCTTCCGCTTCGACATCGCCGCCGTCCTGCTGCTCGCGCTCGCGGCGTATCTGTACGACGACTGGCTCCCACAGACGCGCCGCGACCTGCTCGGCATCGCCGCCAGCGCGGTCTTCATCGTCGGCATCAACAACGCACTGTTGTTCGTCGGCCAGCAGTACACCACGAGCGGCGCAGCCGCGATCATGTACAGTCTGATGCCCGTCGTCTCGCCGGTGTTCACCTATCTGCTGCTCGGCGAGCGCGTCGCGCGCCTCGACGTCGCCGGTATCCTCCTTGGTCTCGTCGGCGTCATGGTCATCGTCCAGCCCTCGCCCGACCAGCTCGGTGTCGGGACGGTGGGCCAGCTGCTCGTCCTCGTCGCCGCGGTCAGCGTCTCGCTGGGGAGCGTCCTCCTCCAGCGTGCTCGCCCGCGGCTGGCGATGCTCCCGCTGTCGGCGTGGGCGATGCTCCTCGGCGCGCTCGGTCTCCATGCGACGAGTCTCGCCATCGGCGAGTCGGCGGCGACCATCCCGCTGACGGCCGACACGGTCGCCGCCGTCATTTACGTCGGCGCGCCCGGAACGGCCATCGCCTACGGGGCGTACTTCCTGCTCATCGCCGACGCGGGCCCGGTCCGGGCCAACCTCGTCGCCTACGCCGTCCCGGCGGTCGCGACGGTGACGGCCTGGGCACTCCTCGGCGAGGCACTCGCGACGACGACGCTGGCCGGATTCGGCATCATCCTCGCGGGGTTCGCCCTCCTCCAGCGGACGCAGCTCCGCGCCGAGGTGGACCGGTTCCTCCACACGGCCGAACAGGACGTCCGGGCGTTCGAGCGCGAGAGCGACGACTGAACGGAGTCGCCGCGCGGCGGTGTTCGTCGCTCACTGTGGCGTCAACGGACACGAACTCCGCCCTCGGCTCGGCAGCGCGATTCTTTTAGAAGATCGAGTCAGAGATTATCGTCAGACGCGCGAGGAAATATTCAAGTGTATTGGTAACAATTGCCACGCAATGGGCAGACGGGCATCACGACTGCGCGGCTACTGTCCCTGTTGTGGCTACCGGACGCTGGAGCAGGACGAGCCGGGGTCCTACGAGCGGTGCGGCATCTGCTTTTGGCACGACGACCCCGAGCAGTTCGAGCGGGTCGACTATCCGGGCGGAGCGAACCGCGAGTCGCTCCGGGAGGCGTGGCGGAACCTCCGGGAGTTCGGCTGGTGTGGCCGCGGGTTCAGACCCGCGCTGCTGCGGAAACCGCGGTGTTCCGACCAGCGCGACCCGCGGTGGCCGTACGACGGCTGACTCCCCGCCTCAGAGTTCTCAGAGTTTCCCGCCGAGCACCTTCGCCGCCGTGAGCACGGGGTCCCAGACGGGACTGAACGGCGGCGCGTAGGCCAGGTCGAGCCGTTCGACTTCGGAGACGGTCAGCTCCCCGGCGAGTGCCGTCGCCACGGTGTCGATACGGATCGCCGCGCGGTCGCTGCCGACGATGGTGCCGCCGAGCAATTTTCCAGAATCGCGGTCGGCAGTCAGCGTGACGGTCGTCTCCGCCGCGCCGGGGTAGTAGCCCGAGCGCGACCCTGCGGTGATCGTCTCGCTCACCGGGTCGAACCCCGCCTCCCTCGCCTCCTCGTGGTCGACGACCCCCGTCCGGCCGCACTCCAAGTCGAAGGCCTTGAGCACGGCCGTCCCGGCGACGTCGCCGACGGGCGTCGGGTCTCCCGCGACAGTCCCGCCGATGGCCCGCCCTGCTCTGTTCGCGGTCAGCCCGAGCGGGACCCACGCCGGGCCGCCGGTGACGACGTGGCGGTCCTCGGCGACGTCGCCCGCGGCGTAGACCCCCTCGACGTTCGTCCGGCCGTACTCGTCCGTGGCGATGGCTCCCGAGTCACCCAGTTCGACGCCGGTCCCCGCGAGGAGGTCGGTGTTCGGCCGGATGCCGATGCCGACGAGCACCATGTCGACGTCGAGCGGGCCGTCACCGAAGGAGACGCCCGTCACGCGACCGTCGTCGCCAGCGAGGCGGTCGACTTCGGTGTCCAGATGCAGCGTGACGCCCTGTTCGCGTAGGTGCTCCTCGACGCGCTCGGCGACGGCCTCGCCGAACGGCTGGAGGACGTGCGCGGACCGCTGAAAGAGATGGACGTCGAGGTCGTGGGCCGCGAAGGCCTCGGCCATCTCGATGCCGACGTAGCCGCCGCCGACGAGCGCGACCGTCTCGGGCGGGTCCATCGCGCCGTACCGCGCCACGGTCTCGCGGTCGACGTACTCGCCGCCGCCGACCGCCTCGACGGACGCCGCGTCGGGGGCGTCGAGGAACGCGCGGATGGCCGCCGCCGAGTCGAGTCCGTGCAGCGTGAACACGCCGTCGAGGGCTGCCCCCTCGATGGGACTCGTCGCGGCGTGCGCGCCGGTCGCGACGAGCAGGTCGCCGTAGGCCTGCTCGACGGCGTCGCCGTCGGCGGTGCGGACGGTTACGGTTCGCTCGTCGGGTGACACCGCGACGACCTCGTGTTCCCGCCGGAGGTCGATACCGCGCTCTTCGATCTCCTCGGGCGAGAGTGCCAGGAGGTCGCTCAGATGCTCGATGTCGCCCTTGACGAAGTAGGGCGTCCCGCAGTGGGCGTAGGAGACCCACCGGCCCTTCTCGAAGACGATCACCTCGCGGTCGGGGTCGTCGCGCTTCAGTTTGCTCGCGGCACTCAGGCCGGCGGCGTCACCGCCGACGACGACGAACGGGTCGGTCATGTGTCGAGAGTCGGCCGCGGGCGACATGAAGGCTCGCGGGCGAGGTCGGACGCACGGCTAGCGGCCGACTGCGCCCGGTCAGACTTCGACGACCTGGCCGACTTCGGGCGCGCTCGCCTCGTAGCCGTCCTCGCGTAACTCGGCGGCGAAGTTCTCGCAGTTGTCGCCGTGGTTGACGAGAATCTCACTCGCTTCGTACGCCGAGAGGAACTCGCGGAGGCCGTCGTGGTCCGCATGAGCAGAGAAGTCGTAGGACTCGGCCTGCGCCGAGATGGGCATGATTCGGCCGTCGATCTCGGCACTGCCGCGTTCCAGAAGGTCGCGGCCGGGCGTCCCCTCGACCTGGTAGCCCGTCATGGTGATCTTGTTCGTCGGGTCGGCGCGGACCTCGGGGATGTAGGTCATCGCCGGGCCGCCCGAGAGCATCCCGCTCGTCGTCACGATGACGGTGTTCTGCTTCGCGATGCGTTTGCGCTGGCCGTTCCGACCCGTGACGAAACGGGCGTGGGACTTCGCCCGGCGGAGCGCGTCGGCGTCGCGGACGAACTCGGGGTGGTTCCGGAGCATCCGCGTCACCTGCTTGCCCATGCCGTCGACGTAGCACGGGAGGTCGTGGGCCTCACAGATGAGCAGCATCTCCTGCGTGCGGCCGATGGCGAAGGCGGGGACGACGACGGTCCCCCCCTCCCACATCGTCGTCTGGAGACTCTCGACGAAGCGGCGTTCGACCTCGCCGCGGGGGTCGTGTTCGACGTCGGCGTACGTGCTCTCGCAGATGACGACGTCGGCGTCGGGGCGGTCGGTCGACCCGGGGACGAGCCGTTGGCCGACGACGTCGCCGCCGTCCTCTTCGTCGAGGTGGAAGTCCGCGGTGTAGAGCAGTCGCGTGTCGCCGTCGTCGACGAGGACGTGCGCGCTGCCGGGGATGTGGCCGGCGTTGTAGAGCGTGACCTCGTGGCCCGCGGCCTCGAACGGTTCTCCATAGCCGTGTGGGTTCGACACCTGCGTCATCCGCTGGACGTGCGTCTCGGTGAACGGGCAGTCGTACGTCCCGCCGTGGAGTTTGAGCGTGTCGCGGGCGAGCGTCAGCGCGAGTTCCTGCGTCGGCGGCGTCCAGTGGATGGGCGGCCGCCGGTCGCCCGAGAGGAGCGTGGGGACCGCGCCGACGTGGTCGAGATGGCCGTGAGAGACGACGACTGCGTCGGGTTCGGGGGAGGCGACGGGATACTGCGGGGGGTTGCCGGTCAGCATCCCGTAGTCCAAGAGCAGGGAGTCGTTGACGAGGATGGCACTGCGGCCGACCTCGCGGGCCCCGCCGAGGAACTGGAGTTTCATTGGCGGGTCGTAGCGACTCACGCCCTATTCGTTCGTCGGTTTCGAGACGGAGAGGGCGAACCGCTAAGTGACGGCCGCGAGTCATCTCGGCCGTGACGCCCTCCACCCCTCGCTCGCGTCGTGACCTCGTGTCGCGTCGCTCGCTCCTCGGGCTCGCCGGAGCTGCCGCGGTCGGGAGTGCCCTCCTCGATCCGGCGTGGTTCCGCAGCGAGCAACGGCTCAGTTCGGATGACGACGACGCGTGGCCGATGAGCCGCGGCGGTCCGGAACGGACCGGCTTCGCCGAACGCGGCCCGACCGAGGAGGTCGGCGTCGCGTGGCACCGCGACCTCGGCGACTCCTTTCCCGGTCTCGCACTCCCCGTCGCCGTCGCCGACGAGACGGTCTACACGGCGACACGCTACGCGGTCCACGCGCTCGACGCGGCCGACGGGACGCCGCGCTGGGAGTACGGCTTGAGCGGCGAGGGCTGGTTCGGTTCCGACTTCTTTCAGAGCGGGACGCATTTCGTCCAGAGTCCGCCCGTCGTCGGCGACGAGGGGGTCTACATCTGCGCCGGGTCGGACCTCTTCGCCGTCGGGAGCCGGGGAACTGCCCGCTGGCAGTACGACACGTCGAGCAGTTTCGAAGACGTGCTCGTCGTCGGCAACACGGCTTATTTTACTTCGAATCTCGACAGCGAGACGCTCGTCGCGCTCGACACCGACTCGGGGGTTCCACGCTGGACCGACACACCGGCCCCGATTCTCCCGCGGGCGTACGGCGACGGTCTGCTCGTCGGCCCGACACTCGACCGCGACGAGGGAGTCCTGCGCGCCGTCTCCGCGGAGACAGGCACCACGCAGTGGAGTCGGGAACTCACCCTCGCCGACCCCTACCGGCTCGTGCCGACCGTCGCCGACGGCACCGTCTTCTACGGCGACACGACGCTCTACGCGCTCGACGCCGAGACCGGCGAGACACGGTGGACGTACGAGACGCCGGACGACAGCGGACTCGCACCGGTCGTCGCCGGCGACACCGTCTACGTCGTCGCCGAGTTCTCCGGACTCGTGGTCGCGCTCGACGCCGAGACCGGGGAGGTGCGTTGGGAGCGAACCGTCGAGCGGGCCGAGTCAGTCGAGAGTCCCGCCGTGACGGCCGACACGCTCTATCTCGCCGCCGGGAGGGCCGCCATCGGCCTCGACACGAGCGACGGCACGGAGCGGTTCCGCGTCGGCGTCCCCGGTGGCGGCGTGGACTCATTCGCACTCGCCGGAGGAACGCTCTACGTCGGCAGCGGCGAGACGGTCGTCGCGCTCCGGGAGGGTGAGCGATGAGCGACGAGAGCGAGCGTTCGGCTCGGACGGGTGGCGGCGTCCTACAGTCGCTGCTCGTCGTCTTCGGACTGAACGGTGCCTCGAACGTCGTCCTCTCGCTCGCCGTCGCACCACTGCTCGTCAACGAGCCGTGGAACTTCGCAACCTCGTGGTCGCTCCTCCTCACCGTCGTCGTCGTCGTCGCCCTGCGGCGGTGGGGACTCGGCCCGACGGTCAGAGAGGCGTGGACCTTCGGCATCACCGCGCTCGTCGCCACCGTCGTCTTCATCCCGTTTGGCGTCGGCGACCCCCGACTGAGTGGGTCGCTCTACCCGGTCCTCCGGGGTATACTCTCCTGCGTCGCCATCCTCGCGTTCGCGGGGTTCGTGACGACGCTCGGGATGGACGACCTCCGGCGAGTAGTGAAGACGGAGAAGTAGCCCGCTCGCCTCCTCGCCTCCTCGCCTACTCGGCGGTGTTATCGACGGATTCGGGTTCGTACGCCACCGCGACCGCGACCTCGTTGCGTCGGAGGAACGGTGGCGTGTAGGGGGCGTTGTACTGCAGGAGGAACGGCTCGCCGCGCAGGTCGAGATCGCGCTCGGCGAGCGTGTCGAGCAACGCCGACCGCTGGTCTGTGACCCGCTCGTCGGTCGCCCACCACGAGAACGTCTTCACCGCGAGCGTCTGCGGCGGCTGGACGACGAGCCGGACCCGCGAGTCGGTCGGCGTCGGCGCGGTCGCGGGCGTGTACTCCGACGGGAGGTAGAAGGCCATCGTGACCTCGCCGTCGCCGTCGTCCGTGCGGACCGGTGCCGTCATCGACAGCTCGTCACTGTCGGTGTCGCGCGCGCCGGTCGTCGCACGCTCCGTCCGCACCGGCGCGGTCATCGACACCGTCTGGCCGTCCGCGTCGCTGGCGACGGGAGCCGTCATCGACACTTCCTCGCTCGACTCGTTTGCCCCCGAGAGGTAGCGGAACAGCCGTCGGAACGCGGCTTCGTTGCTCTCGGCGGTCGTCTCGACGAGGATCGTCCGTGGATACCGTCGAATCTCGACGCCGTCGAGTTCGGCGAGCGTGTCGTAGGGGACCCGTTCGGTCGACCGGGTGGAGTACAGTCCCCAGCCGGTCCAGAGCGCGAGGCCAGCGCCGCCGACGGCGAGCAGGCTCTTGGTGAGCGTTCGCATGAGTGAGAGGAGGGGCGCGAGCGACAAAACCTATCGCCTTACTTCACCGTCACGTAGGTCAGGAAGCCGACGGCGACGAGCTGGAGTGTCCGGAGCGCGAGGATGGCGTTCTGGACGACCGGCTCGCCCGAGTAGAGCATCGTCGTACTGAAGAAGAAGTAGATGGCCAGGGCGTTCTCCAGGATGAGCGTCGCGCCGAAGGCGATGAGTCCGAGCGTCAGCGTCGACTCGAAGGTCCGGTAGTTGCGGACCCAAATCCCTGTGAGCACGAGCAAAAAGAGGATGCTCAGTCCCGAGAGGGCGGTCGCGACCGTCAGTGTGGTTGTCATAGCCATGGTTAGTCCATCTTCGTCAGGATGTCCTCGAACTGCTCGCGGTGGTGCTCGAAGCGGTCGGTGAGGAAGTACATCGTCCCGTAGCTGGCCTCGCCCTTCTCGACGACGTCGTGGTCGACGAGCAGGTCCAGATGGTAGCGGATCGTGTTGTACTCCAAGTCGAGCGTCTCCGAGAGCTGGTTGGCGTTCCGGGGACGCTCCGAGAGGGCGCGAATGATGCGCGCGCGGTTCTCACCGCCGCGCATCCCGGCCAAGAGATACCAGAGCGCCTTCTCCATCCGAGTTCACCTCCACTGTCGGCGACGTGGCATATATACGTGCTCATGGCCGGAGCGTCTTCGACACCCAGCCGGAGGCCCCGTTGGGGAACGCCGAAGCCTCGTCTTCGGGCTGGAGCGTGCCGGTACCGTCGGTGGCGCGGACGACCACCTCGTGTTCGCCCCCGGGCGGCTCGTACCGGTAGACCCACTGCCGCCAGACGTCGGTGCCGGGCAGCCGCTCCGACAGCTCCGCGTCAGCCCACGTCGCGCCCCCGTCGGTCGAGACCTCGACGCGCTCGACGTCGCGGGTCCCGGCGTAGGCGTGGCCCGCGACCTCGATGCGGCCGTCGTCGAGACGGTTGTCGACCCACAGCTTCGCGACGGTGTTGACCGGGCCGGTGCCGTGCCAGCCGCGTTTCTCCCAGTAGCCGTCGGCGGGGCGGTCGAGGATCTCGATCTCGTCGATCCACTTGACGTTGATCTCGCCCCAGTGGCCGGGGATGAGTGCCCGTGCCGGGTAGCCGTGGCCGCGCGGGAGGATCTGTCCGTTCATGCCGATGGCGAGAAAGCCGTCGCGGAGGGCCGACAGCGGGAACTCCTCGTAGAAGCCGTCGGCGGCGCGGAACATCACACAGCAGCCGTCGTCGACGCCAGCGGGTTCCACGAGGTCCATGATGGACACGCCGGTCCAGACGGCGTTGTCCAGCTTCCTGCCGTTCAGCGGTTCGCCGACGCAGCGCAGCGAGACGAAGCGGTGCTCCATCTCCATCCGGGCAATCTCCTCGTAGGAGTAGGTCACCTCCTCGTCGACCGCGCCGGTGACCGAGAGCGACCAGTCGGCGGCGTCGAGAGCCGGGTCCGTCGAGTTGATGTCGACCTGGTAGAACGAGTCGCTGACGAGGGGTTCCAGCCCCGCGACCGCGAGCGACTGCTCGCTCGCCTGTGCGAGCATCGCGTCGACCTCGGGGACGGCCCACGGCTCGCCGACGTCCAGCGTCGACGACGCGGACGACGCCGACTGTGAGTCGGCACGCGCACCCAGCGCGTAGCCACCGAGAACGAGCGGGAGCGCGCTCGCGATAGCCGCGAGGACGCGCCGCCGACCCGGTTGGGCCGCGTCGCCGTCGATGGCCGGGAACCCCCGAACCGCGACGAGGTCGGCGACGGCCGCGACCAGCCCCGCGGCGACGCCCGCCGCCAGCGACGGGAGGGGTGCCCCTGTGACGGCGTAGGCGACGGCGAGGACCGCCGCGGCGACGACCGGGCCCGAGACCGTCCCGCCGAGCGCGCGGTCCGCTCGCTGGCCGACCAGCGTCGCCCCGGCGAAGAGCAGCGTCGCGATACCGAGCGCGGTGAGGACGTTCAGCTGGTCGCCGAAGTCGCCGAGGACGACGATGGCGAAGGTGATGACCGCACCCGGTAAGCGGCGGGCGAGGAAGCCCGCGATGGGACCCGCGACGAACGCGGGCGTGAACGATGCGACCGCGAAGGAGCCAGCGACGCCCGCGACGCCCGCGAGGAGTGCCACGAGGATGCGAGCGGGCCACGAGTGTGACGGGGTAGCGTCGCTCGGTTCGGGGGATGTGTCAGCTGGGTCGGTTGGGGGCGAAGACATGAGGTGTGGTAACTCTCCAGATCTCAGTTGTCCATCGCTTGGGACGGAGAGATGGTTAGTCTGACGACCGAGGTAGTCTCGGGATAGTCGTAGCCGTCGTCGACGTCGCCGATGCGGCGGACCGTGCCCATCTCGTCGTCGCCGGTGTTCGGGCCGGACTGTCTCGGGGCCTGGTTGGGGCCGACGCCCGGCTCCTCGTTGACCTCGGTGCCGGCGTCCCAGAGCAGCAGGTGGCTCGTCCGGTCGCCGTCGACGGGTTCGTCGTTCTCGTCGAACAGTGGAATCCCGCTCGGTTCGGGCGCGTAGAACAGGTCGTTCGACTGGACGAACATCGTCGCCAGCGACAGCCGGTGGCCCGCGTGGGCCTCGACCTGGAAGGTGTACGCGCCGCCGGGACCGATGGGTCCCGCCTCGTCGCCGCCCTCGGGGACGGCCGCGGCACCCGCGTGGTCGACGCTCATCTCGACTTCGCCGACCAAAGTCGACGGACCGCCGTCCTCGGCGAGCGTTTCGAGGCCGGGGCTGGCCGCCTCGTCCTCGGTGAACAGCGAGACGCCCTCGTCGTGGACCGCGTAGGCGACTGGCGCGAGAACCGCGGGCACGGGACCTTCAGAAGTCTGGAGCGTCTCCGCCGAGCCGACGTTCTCGACGCGGACGGTGAACGTCGTGGCCATCATGCCGTCGTCCATCGATTCGCTTGTCGTCTCGCTCATGCTCTCGTTCATCTCGCCACCCATCGACTCCGTCGTCGTCTCGCCGCCCATCGACTCGGTGGTCGGCTGGCTCCCGCCGTCGCCGCCGGTCGTACAGCCCGCGAGCGCGACTGTCCCGGCCGCGCCGACGCCGATGAGGAACCGCCGCCGTGTCGTGTCGTGTGTCATTACGACCGAAGAAGCGTCGTTCGAGGGGATATTGATTTTTCAAAGTCGGACTCACATCGGCCGAACATCCGACGAAACTCTCTCGAAACTCTCTCTAGAATCTCCCTCGACTTCGAGCCGAAACGGAGGGGTCGCGCCGTCGACGCCGACGAACTCATGGGTCTCGGCGCGCGAAGAGGGGTATGACCGAGGACGACGTCACGACGCAGCTCACCGCGCTCGCCGACGAGCTCGCCGCGACCGCAGAGCGGCCGATGCGGCCCGACGTGACCCACTGGGTCGCCGAGGCCGACGCCGTCGCGGGCGACGTTGCCGATGGTGTCGATGTCGGTGGCGACGGTGGCCTGCCGGACGAGGTGGTCCGCGAGCGCGTCGGCCACGTCCGCGAGCTGCTGTCGCACGTCGAAGAGACCGGTGACGAGAAAGCCGATGAGCACGTCGCGACGGCGAACAGACTGGCGGAGGCGGTGCTGACGGAACTCGACTGAAGCGTTCACAGACCACCACAACCTCCTTACCGGAAACGGGACACACCGATTCATGGACGAGGACGTCGCGTCGGCACTGGGCAGCGCGTTTCCCAGTCGAGAGGTCGACGACATAGGGTCGACAGGACCCTCTTGGAACGAGAAGAACCAGACGGTCAGAGTCGAGTTCGTCGACGGCGGGGCGGTCTATCTGAAACTGGCAGCCGACGGCGACGGGTCGCGAATCAGACGAGAGCGTGCCGTACTCGACTACGTGAGCGCGAACTATCAAGTTCCGACGCCGACAGTACTGGTGAGCGAGACCGACACGCGAGTTCCGTATCTCGTGACCGACCCGGTCGCTGGCGAGACAGTCTCGAGAGTGTGGGCCGACGCCGACGACGCAGAACGAGCAGC from Halogranum gelatinilyticum encodes the following:
- a CDS encoding spondin domain-containing protein, whose protein sequence is MTHDTTRRRFLIGVGAAGTVALAGCTTGGDGGSQPTTESMGGETTTESMGGEMNESMSETTSESMDDGMMATTFTVRVENVGSAETLQTSEGPVPAVLAPVAYAVHDEGVSLFTEDEAASPGLETLAEDGGPSTLVGEVEMSVDHAGAAAVPEGGDEAGPIGPGGAYTFQVEAHAGHRLSLATMFVQSNDLFYAPEPSGIPLFDENDEPVDGDRTSHLLLWDAGTEVNEEPGVGPNQAPRQSGPNTGDDEMGTVRRIGDVDDGYDYPETTSVVRLTISPSQAMDN